The sequence TCGTCGAGAGACTCCTCTCCACGATCTCCGTAGAAACCGACCGCGGATGCATTGATGAGCAGGGAGGGCGGCCGCTCCGCCTGCCGAATAGCGTTGGCCAGCGTTGTGGTTGGGTCGAGCCGGCTCGCTCTGAGATCCTCCTTGATTGTCGGGTTCCAGCGGCCCCCGGCGATCGAGCGTCCGTTGAGGTTGATGACTGCGTCGACCCCTTCGACCACATCTGGGTGTAGATTACCCACGGTCGGGTTCCAGGAGATCTGGTGGGACGCTTCGTCGGTCGCGGTACGAACCAGCCGCACCACTTGGTGGCCCGCCGCCTCGAGGACTGGGACGAGCGCCGATCCGATCAGCCCACTTGAACCGGAAATGATAATTCTCATGATGATCCTCACAACACGGATCGTGGGCCGATCCTTCCAACGGGATGGCAGGGACTGAAGGCAGGAGCACTCCAGTGAGCTCTTGAGTTCGCGCGGGTTTTTCAGACTGAAATGGTTTGGGAACCGCAAAGACGCGAAGATCGCAAAGATGATTAACGATTTTGCGCTCTTGGCGTCTCGGCGGCTTCAACAACTGTGAGTCCGGCTATTTCAGGCAGTCCACGACCGCCTTGCCTCTACCAAGCGTGGCCGTGGCCTACTGTGCCGCCGGTTCGTCCACGAAGTCGTCGGGATCGAAGCCGTCGTCCTCCGGAATTTTGGCCATCGTTTCCCGGATCATATCCTGGTGGCGCGCCTCCTCGTCGCGGAGGGCGAGGAAGAGCTCCCTGACGTCCGCGTCGGAGATTTTTGCCAGGGCAGAGTCATAGAACTCGTAAGCCTTGACCTCCGACTCCATCGCGACGTCGAGTGCCGCCCGCACCGACATGAACGCGCGCGCAGCGTCAAACTCGGGCGCTTCGATGTTGTAGATCAACGAGGTGTCTGCCGTGCTCTGCTCGTCGCCGAAGAGCTCCTTTCGTTGTGCCGCGAGTTTCTCGGCATGTTTGACCTCGTTCGCGGCCATGAATCTGAAGAACTTTCCCGTTTCCTGGGTGTGATGTGCGTCCATCTGCTCGGCGAAGTCGTCGTAACGTTCCTTGGCCTCCTCTTCAATCGAGATGGCGAGGTCGAGGGTGTCGCGGAGTGAAAGTTGATTGAAATCGATTTCCTGGCTCATTGGCCCTCCGGTCTGCGTGTTATGCGAACCGCCATATTGTAGCCGGTCCCGCCGCGAGCGCTCTCGGCCGACACCGGATCAGTCCTGATTGAACCGTTTCCACTCCCACACCTTCCCTGTGACCCAACCGAGGAGCATCAACCCGAGTATCATCCCGGTGTGCCACACAAGCACGTGGCGGAGATCGGACATCGGGCAGATGAAATGGTTGACGGCGTCTGCGGTGACGGCGGCACCGGCACCTCCGAGGAGGCCCGCCACCGATGGCCGCAGCGGCAGGGCTCTGAACACGAGCCACAGGGTCATCACGAGAGCCGGGAGGGCGAGCGCGCCGTCGTGCGCAGAACAGCCAATCCCGATCCCGAATCCGGTACCCTTCTCGAGGGGCACACCCGGACTGTGCATCCGCGTGGCGATGCCGACCAGCACCTGCATGACAACACCGGTGGCGACGGCAAGGCTGGCGGTGCCTGTCGGTGCGCGGTTTCCCGGCACCGCTTCGCGTAGCGCCATGCCGATCAGGATCACGCCGACAACAAGCTGTACCGCGGTGCATCCCCAAGTCAGCCACATTGGCAGCTGATCCATGTCGGGCCGCAGCGAGAGTTCGAACAAGGCGATGATGACAGCCAGACCGGCTGCGGCCACAACCAGAGCGTAAATCGTGCGCATCCACCATGCGGGCAGAGGTTTCACCGGAGTGAGATCCTCCGAGATCGCCTCGCGGAGGGAAGCTGGGAGCGAATTGCTGCTCACGCTTCACCTCCATCATGGTCCTCGAGTTCCTTTCGAAGGGCTTTCATGGCCCGGTGTGAGCGCACCTTGGCCGTTCCGGCCGCGATGCCGAGAATCTGGCCGACCTCCTGAAAGCTCATCCCGAGCAGATGGTGCAACATCAGGACCTCCTGTGAGTGACGAGGCAGCTCCGCGAGGAGCCTGTGCAACGTTGCCCGGTCGGCGAGCTTTTCCATCTCGGGGAGCACGGGCACTTCGGGCAGCTGGTCATCGGCCAATGATTCCTTGCGACGACGTCCTGATCGCAGGTGCATCAACGCAACATGCCTGGTAATGGCGTAGATCCAGGGCCTGACCGGGCGCGGGGGCGAATACGTCTGGCGCGCGCGATGGATCTGTAGGAAGGTGTCCTGGAGCAGATCTTCCGCCACCGTCGCGTTACGAACGAACGTCCAGAGGTAACGCAGCAGGGGTTGCTTGAGAGCGGCGTAGAGTCCCTCGAAATCATCCATGTTCCCTTTCTGGTAGCCGATCATGAGCTCGGTCAATCTGCGCTCCTCGGCCTGCCGGTCGGGTTTCATGGGAGATTTGCCCCTTTTCGTTCGATCGTTACAACCCGGGCATTATACCGACGTCGAAATGCCCTGTACGATGCGGTCAGTGGTTTTGCATTCTCTGCTCGAATGGTATCGAAAGGCTGCGCGTCCGTTGCCATGGAGGCGGGAGCCCCGCGATCCCTACCACGTGGTGGTGAGCGAATTCATGCTCCAGCAGACACAGGTTGACCGGGTCGCACCTCGATTTAATGGCTTCGTCGAGCGATTCCCGACTTTCCAGTCACTCGCGGAGGCATCGGAAGAGGAGGTATTGACCGAGTGGTCAGGGCTCGGGTACTACCGCAGGGCCCGCATGCTGCACGAAATGGCTGGCCAGGTCGCCAGACGCTCCGGGGGATTGCCGCGGACTTTTCGAGAGCTCCAGGAATTGCCGGGCATAGGCCCGTACACCGCCGCCGCGGTTGCATCGCTCGCGTTCGCCGCCGCCGAGCCGGTGCTCGATGGCAATGTCATGAGGGTTGGGTCGCGGGTGTTGGCACTCGATGAGGATCCTCGCTCAACAGAGGGACGCCGCCGCCTCAAGGTGTGGATCCGCGGCATGATGGAGGGACAACACCCAGGGGAGGTCAACGAGGCGCTGATGGAGCTCGGAGCGACCGTCTGCACGTCTGCCGATCCGAGGTGCGGCGATTGTCCAATCCGCGGTGATTGTGCTGCCGAGAGATCCGGTCGGCAAACCGACTATCCTCCACCCCGCAAACGGAGGGCCAGTGAATCACTTCGCTGGGTCGCCGCGTGCGTCGTGGAATCAGAAGGGTCGTGGCTGTTGCAAAGAGTGGACACGGGGCCGATTCTCCGAGGACTCTGGCTGCCGCCGCTCAGGGAGCTGGATGACGAGGCGGATGCGGCAAGCGAGGCGGTGCAGATGCTGCCCTTCTCCGTCGACTCGACCGCGATAGTGGGGACGCCTGTCCGTCACAGCATCACCCACCGCCGGATCGAGGTGATCCCGGTCTTTTTCGAGAACCCCCATTTGGAACCGCCGGCAGCAGGGTGGCGGTGGATTGACCCCAAGGATCCTGGAGTCCCTACCTCATCGCTTCTGCAAAAGCTGATCGAGATCCGGTCGGGTTGCTCGGGCTATCCGTCGAGCGATTTGGCCACCAGCTCGATGACGTCGTAGGTCGAAACACTCTCGCGGCCGAGCTCGTTCTGAGCGTCTGAAAGCATCGAGAAGCAGTAGGGGCAGGCGACCGCCACCTCCGAGGTGCCGCTGGCTTCCAGCTGGGAGAAACGCGTCTGGTTGATGCGCTCGCCGATTTTTTCTTCCAACCACATGCGGCCGCCGCCCGCGCCACAGCACATTGAACGCTCGCGGTTGAGCTCGGCCTCACGGACCCTGACTCCAGGGATGGCATTGAGCAGGAAGCGCGGAGCATCGTACTCGCCGTTGGTCCGACCGAGGTAGCACGGATCGTGGAATGCCAGATCGATATCGAGGTTGCCAGTCAACTTCACTCTGCCCGCTCGTACCAGCTCGGCTACCAGCTGGGTGCCGTGAACCACCTCGTAATCGCCGCCAAACTCGGGGTACTCGTGGGCCAGGGTGTTGAATGCGTGGGGGCAGTTGGTGACGATCTTCTTGATCCCGTAGCCGTTCATGGTCTCGATGTTCTGCTGGGCCAGCACCTGGAAGAGGTACTCGTTGCCGAGCCTGCGGGGCGCATCTCCCGTCGATGCTTCTTCGGGCCCGAGGATGGCGATCTTGACTCCGGCCTTCCTGAGGATCTTGACCAAGGCTTCCGAGACCTTTTTGCCGTGATCATCGTAACTGCCCGGCGAACCGACAAAGAAGAGGTACTCGAAATCGCCTCCGGCTTCCGATGCCAGCGGTACCTCGAGACCCTGGGCCCAGTTGCCCCGTTCTTCCGGAGGCAGCTGCCAGGGATTGCCGTTGACCTCGTAGCCACGGAAGGCGGGCTGTGCTTCCTCGGGGAACTCGGCCTTTTCGAGGACCAGGTTTCGCCGCATCTCGACGAGCTTGTCGACGTATGTGATATCGAGCGGGCACGCTCGTTCACACCACCGGCAGGTGGTACAGGCCCAAATCACCTCGGGATCGACGATTGCCGGCACCAGCTCGTTCTCGGACTGGTGGCTGCCGTCGCCGGGCGCGCCGAGAATCGCCGATTGTTCGCTGTAGAGCTGATCGCGGACCGCCTTGAGGAAGAGCACCGGCTGCAGGGGTTTGTGCGTCAGGGTGGTCGGACAGAACTCGCGGCATCGTCCGCACTCGGTGCAGGTGTACATGTCGAGCATCTGTTTCCAGGTGAAGTCGGTGACCGTCGAGATGCCGAAGGTCGTGTCCTCGTCGATGTCCTCGAGGTCCATGCCCGGCAGCTTGCCGGGCGCCTGGAGATTGGCGAAGAAGGAGTTGAAGAGCGCCGTGTACACATGGAAGTGCTTGGAGTACGGTAGCTCATTGGCGAAGACGAAGAGCGTGATCAGATGAATCCACCAGCTCCAACCGTAGATCGTCTGCAGGCTGGCGGTTTCGAGATTCGAGAATAGACCCGCCACGATGGACGAGATGGGAAGGTAGGAGCCTTCGATGTCGCCCGCTGCGATCCGCGCGCCTTCTGACGCGAGGTCGGTCACCATCAGGATCGCGATAAAAGCGATCACCAGCCACGCGCCCCAGCTCTGGATCACGCGGTCCTTTTTCTGGATACCGCGACGCCAGACCGCGAATGCCAGGCCGATCAGCACCAGGAACTCGAACACGTCTTTCGAGAAAAGATACGCATTTCCGACCGGCGTGTGCAGGAGCGGTAGCTCCCATCCCGCGAAGAGGCCCTCCAGGACCATGGTCAAGGTGCGCAGGCTGACGGCGAGAAAGCCGTAGAAGATCAACAGGTGATAAAAGCCCGCCAACGGGTCGTCGAACATCTTCTTCTGGCCGAAGGCGTACACCAGCATGTGCTGGAACCGTTCGCCAAGCCTGTCGAATCGATTGTCGGGCCTGCCGGACCTCAGAAGCTGATATCTCCGACTCAGCGATAGGACGACGGCGCCGACCCCGAGGATGGTAAGCACCCAGAACCACACGACTCCCGAAATGCCGAGGAACGAGCCGGCCGTGGCGTGATGCAGCATGTCTCCTCCTAACGAACCACCGGGAGGCACGCCCGGTGGCACGGAATTCCGATGGCTGATCTGTCTCCGAAAAGGATCACTCTGCGCCAATCCATGCGGGAGAGTATAGACGGGAGAATTGAGAATTAGGAATGAGGAATTAGGAGTCAGGGATCAGGAATCAGGAATTTCCGCCCGCCCGCCTACTTCGAATTTAGGATTTCGGATTTGCCACCCGCCCTCCCGGAGTACTGGGGGCTGGGTGGGAATTCAAAATTGAGAATTCAATATTCAGATTCTCGAATGACCTGGGTAGTCGCTCTGAGAAGTGTCGTCAGTCGAGATTCAGATCGACGCGATTTGCAGGTCCTTCCCAGACACTGACCGTCAGGAGTCGACCATCGATGTCTCCGAATGCAGGCGCAAGCTGGCTCGCGAGGAACGCAGCGACTCTTTCGGCCGTTGGGGAGGGTTTGCCGACCTCCGAGTGCTGATTGAGATCACTGCCGTCAAGAGGTTCAATCGATGCCTGGAGGATCGCGTGGGCTTGGTGGAAGTCGAGCGCGTAGCCTTCGTCGTTCAACGCGTCTACGCCAACCGAAATCGCAACCTTCCATCGATGCGTGTGGGAAGATTCAGGTTCACCTCGATAACTGGTCAACGCGTGGCGTGCATCGAACGAGGCTTCCGAGTGGACGACCCAGCGGCTCACGAAACGGCCGCCTGTTCCGTCGTTGAATCCGCGCCGCCCGACTTCCCGCGCGACTCCAGCACCAGAGCCTGTCGGATGACCGGTGCCCGTGCGATCAAGTGATCGTCGACGCCGAGGGCTGCGAGGAGTTTTTTGACCGAAAGCATCGGCCCATCCTCCTGGCGGGCGTTGAGCTCGACCAGGAGGCTGCCGTCGTCGAGCAGTTGCCAACGGCGGATGCCGGCGCGGATCTCCTCGTCGAGGTCGATCTCCGACACCGGCCAGGGTTCGGTCTCAGCCATCGGACCGATATGGTAAATCGCCGCGGCGATCAACCGTCCCAGCTTTGGGGCTCCAGGGAGCAGGGGCCGCGCGTCGAGGATCTCCACCCCCTCAGGGAGCAGGCTGCTCGCGTGGTCTAGATGCTGCCTGCGTAGCGGAGCCGTACAGTCGACGTCGAAGACCTCCGCCCGAGCCTCGTAGCCGACCGGCAGGGCCGGCCCCATAGACAGTCGAATATGAGGGTTGAAGCCTTCAGTGAACCGGACCGGAAGGCGCGCCGCGCGGATCACCCGTTCGAGAGTGTCCATCAGTTGCCGGTGGGACAACCAGCGCGCGTCTCCAGTTTTCGAGAAAGTGAACCGATAACGCCGGTGGACCGGAAGCTGCTTTCGGTCCACCGGCGTTGGTGGGATCCGTGGTTCGGGCCGCAAGCGGTACGCGGCCGCCAACCGACTTTCCGCTTCGGGCAGTGCCTCGCCGAGCACCGGGAGAGTGGTCATGGCGAGCCGGATGTCCTCTCCGTCGCCGGGAATTCCGCACCTGTAGCAACGTCCCCACTTGCAGTCCTCGGTTTGGGCTTCACGAAGAGCGCGCCGCCACTCGCCCTTGAGGAATCCCTTGCGAACGCCGGCATCGATGATGTCCCATGGCAACGTCTCGGAGATGGCGCGCTCCCCGAGTTCACGGGCGACGTCGACCCCGGCATCTTCGGTTGCCTGGCTCCAGGCCTCGAGGTTGGCGAAATCCGTCCAGCCGTCGAACACGGCTCCCAGATCGTGCGCGCGTTCGATGGCGGATGATAGCTTGCGGTCGCCGCGCGAAAGCAACGACTCGAGCGCTGCCTCCGCCGGGTCCGACCACGTGAGACGCGCACCCCGGATTTTTCGGAAGCGTTGCCTGAGCAAGGCGATACGACGGTGGAGCTCGTCAATTCCAGCGAATGGCTGCCATTGGAACGGGGTCCACGCCTTGGGCACGAAGCATCCGACCGATACCTTGACCTGCACCTTGCGCCCTCCGGTGACGCGGCGTCCGGCGGAAAGGATCTCCTCAGCCAGCCGCGCCAGCTCCTCGAGATCGTCGTCGGTCTCGGTTGGCAGACCGATCATTGCGTAGATTTTGATGAGCGACCATCCTTTGCCGAACGCTGCCTCTGCCGCTCGTACCATCTCGGCGTTGGTGAAGGTTTTGTTGATCACCCTTCGGAGGCGGTCGGAACCGGTTTCGGGTGCGAAGGTGAAGCCCGATTTTCGAACCCGCGAGACCGCCTCCGCGAGCCCCACCGAAAAGGCGTCGGCCCGAAGGGACGGCAGGCTGATCGACACCCGCTGGTCCTGGAGACACTCGGCCAGGTTGTAGACCAGTGGCTCGACCTGTGAGTAGTCGGCCGTGGAGAGGCTGAGCAGGCCGACCTCCTCGAATCCGGTCTCGGCAATCTGGCGCTGCACGCGATCTCTCACGACCTTGGGGTCGTGCTCGCGCACCGGGCGATACCAGTAACCGGCCTGGCAAAAGCGGCAACCTTGGGTACAGCCACGCATGATCTCCATGCCGAGCCGATCCTGGATGACGTCGCCGAAGGGTACGATGACGGACTCGGGATGGTCCTCTGCGTCGAGCTGGTCGACCCACACCCGCTTGACCGGGAACGGCGGTTTGCCGTCTCCGGTCTCCCATCGGGCAGGCCGCCCTCCGGTTGCGTCGAACCAGCGATACAGGCTGGGTACGTAGACCCCTTCAACGGCGGCGAGCCGTCGGAGGATTTCGTCGCGAGCCGACCCGCTGGCGCGGCCGTCCCGGATCGTGTCGAGCATCTCGTCGAGCGCGGCTTCACCATCTCCGATGAGGATGGCGTCGAAGAAGTCGGCGACCGGTTCGGGGTTCGCGGTGCACGGACCGCCGCCGATGACGATGGGTTCATCCTGGCTGCGTTCGATCGCGCGTCGAGCGATCCGCGAGAGGTCCAAGAGATAGGGGATGTTGACGTAGTTGAGCTCGGACTGCAACGAAATGCCGACGATATCGAACTCCGCGACCGATCGATAGGTTTCGAGCGTGAAAAGAGGCAGGTCGGCCGCGCGAAGGGCCTCCGCCATGTCTGGCATCGGCGCGAATGTACGTTCGGCCAGGGCGTCGTCCCGGCGGTTCACGAGGTGGTAGAGGATTCTTGTCCCCTGGTGGGACATCCCGATCTCATACGCATCCGGAAAGGCGAGGGCCACCCGCACCCGGACCGAATCCCAGGGCTTTCGCACCAGGTTGCGTTCGATGC is a genomic window of Acidobacteriota bacterium containing:
- a CDS encoding TIGR03960 family B12-binding radical SAM protein, whose translation is MKHSSPDTIRSALDHILPGVEKPTRYLGIERNLVRKPWDSVRVRVALAFPDAYEIGMSHQGTRILYHLVNRRDDALAERTFAPMPDMAEALRAADLPLFTLETYRSVAEFDIVGISLQSELNYVNIPYLLDLSRIARRAIERSQDEPIVIGGGPCTANPEPVADFFDAILIGDGEAALDEMLDTIRDGRASGSARDEILRRLAAVEGVYVPSLYRWFDATGGRPARWETGDGKPPFPVKRVWVDQLDAEDHPESVIVPFGDVIQDRLGMEIMRGCTQGCRFCQAGYWYRPVREHDPKVVRDRVQRQIAETGFEEVGLLSLSTADYSQVEPLVYNLAECLQDQRVSISLPSLRADAFSVGLAEAVSRVRKSGFTFAPETGSDRLRRVINKTFTNAEMVRAAEAAFGKGWSLIKIYAMIGLPTETDDDLEELARLAEEILSAGRRVTGGRKVQVKVSVGCFVPKAWTPFQWQPFAGIDELHRRIALLRQRFRKIRGARLTWSDPAEAALESLLSRGDRKLSSAIERAHDLGAVFDGWTDFANLEAWSQATEDAGVDVARELGERAISETLPWDIIDAGVRKGFLKGEWRRALREAQTEDCKWGRCYRCGIPGDGEDIRLAMTTLPVLGEALPEAESRLAAAYRLRPEPRIPPTPVDRKQLPVHRRYRFTFSKTGDARWLSHRQLMDTLERVIRAARLPVRFTEGFNPHIRLSMGPALPVGYEARAEVFDVDCTAPLRRQHLDHASSLLPEGVEILDARPLLPGAPKLGRLIAAAIYHIGPMAETEPWPVSEIDLDEEIRAGIRRWQLLDDGSLLVELNARQEDGPMLSVKKLLAALGVDDHLIARAPVIRQALVLESRGKSGGADSTTEQAAVS
- a CDS encoding A/G-specific adenine glycosylase; the protein is MVLHSLLEWYRKAARPLPWRREPRDPYHVVVSEFMLQQTQVDRVAPRFNGFVERFPTFQSLAEASEEEVLTEWSGLGYYRRARMLHEMAGQVARRSGGLPRTFRELQELPGIGPYTAAAVASLAFAAAEPVLDGNVMRVGSRVLALDEDPRSTEGRRRLKVWIRGMMEGQHPGEVNEALMELGATVCTSADPRCGDCPIRGDCAAERSGRQTDYPPPRKRRASESLRWVAACVVESEGSWLLQRVDTGPILRGLWLPPLRELDDEADAASEAVQMLPFSVDSTAIVGTPVRHSITHRRIEVIPVFFENPHLEPPAAGWRWIDPKDPGVPTSSLLQKLIEIRSGCSGYPSSDLATSSMTS
- a CDS encoding 6-carboxytetrahydropterin synthase; the protein is MSRWVVHSEASFDARHALTSYRGEPESSHTHRWKVAISVGVDALNDEGYALDFHQAHAILQASIEPLDGSDLNQHSEVGKPSPTAERVAAFLASQLAPAFGDIDGRLLTVSVWEGPANRVDLNLD
- a CDS encoding RNA polymerase sigma factor → MKPDRQAEERRLTELMIGYQKGNMDDFEGLYAALKQPLLRYLWTFVRNATVAEDLLQDTFLQIHRARQTYSPPRPVRPWIYAITRHVALMHLRSGRRRKESLADDQLPEVPVLPEMEKLADRATLHRLLAELPRHSQEVLMLHHLLGMSFQEVGQILGIAAGTAKVRSHRAMKALRKELEDHDGGEA
- a CDS encoding ferritin family protein — encoded protein: MSQEIDFNQLSLRDTLDLAISIEEEAKERYDDFAEQMDAHHTQETGKFFRFMAANEVKHAEKLAAQRKELFGDEQSTADTSLIYNIEAPEFDAARAFMSVRAALDVAMESEVKAYEFYDSALAKISDADVRELFLALRDEEARHQDMIRETMAKIPEDDGFDPDDFVDEPAAQ
- a CDS encoding 4Fe-4S dicluster domain-containing protein, encoding MLHHATAGSFLGISGVVWFWVLTILGVGAVVLSLSRRYQLLRSGRPDNRFDRLGERFQHMLVYAFGQKKMFDDPLAGFYHLLIFYGFLAVSLRTLTMVLEGLFAGWELPLLHTPVGNAYLFSKDVFEFLVLIGLAFAVWRRGIQKKDRVIQSWGAWLVIAFIAILMVTDLASEGARIAAGDIEGSYLPISSIVAGLFSNLETASLQTIYGWSWWIHLITLFVFANELPYSKHFHVYTALFNSFFANLQAPGKLPGMDLEDIDEDTTFGISTVTDFTWKQMLDMYTCTECGRCREFCPTTLTHKPLQPVLFLKAVRDQLYSEQSAILGAPGDGSHQSENELVPAIVDPEVIWACTTCRWCERACPLDITYVDKLVEMRRNLVLEKAEFPEEAQPAFRGYEVNGNPWQLPPEERGNWAQGLEVPLASEAGGDFEYLFFVGSPGSYDDHGKKVSEALVKILRKAGVKIAILGPEEASTGDAPRRLGNEYLFQVLAQQNIETMNGYGIKKIVTNCPHAFNTLAHEYPEFGGDYEVVHGTQLVAELVRAGRVKLTGNLDIDLAFHDPCYLGRTNGEYDAPRFLLNAIPGVRVREAELNRERSMCCGAGGGRMWLEEKIGERINQTRFSQLEASGTSEVAVACPYCFSMLSDAQNELGRESVSTYDVIELVAKSLDG
- a CDS encoding NAD-dependent epimerase/dehydratase family protein, with product MRIIISGSSGLIGSALVPVLEAAGHQVVRLVRTATDEASHQISWNPTVGNLHPDVVEGVDAVINLNGRSIAGGRWNPTIKEDLRASRLDPTTTLANAIRQAERPPSLLINASAVGFYGDRGEESLD
- a CDS encoding NrsF family protein, whose translation is MSSNSLPASLREAISEDLTPVKPLPAWWMRTIYALVVAAAGLAVIIALFELSLRPDMDQLPMWLTWGCTAVQLVVGVILIGMALREAVPGNRAPTGTASLAVATGVVMQVLVGIATRMHSPGVPLEKGTGFGIGIGCSAHDGALALPALVMTLWLVFRALPLRPSVAGLLGGAGAAVTADAVNHFICPMSDLRHVLVWHTGMILGLMLLGWVTGKVWEWKRFNQD